The Oncorhynchus mykiss isolate Arlee chromosome 10, USDA_OmykA_1.1, whole genome shotgun sequence nucleotide sequence cataaaataatatatacagtctTGTAACTCTTGATCTGTGGGCAGTGAAGATTGTACACGCAAATGCATTGTCAAGTTCCTTTTTGGTCTTACACACTGTTCTTCTAACACAGCTGGAGTCAAAACTCACGAATGCACTGGTGCAGTAGCATTAAACAGGTGAGATTGATAGTAGTGGCAGATGGATTCACAGGGCTGTGGAAGTCAACTTCTTCACCCCTCTTCGTTGAGCTAATGAGGAGTGTCCTACAGGGTCCAGCACAGGGGGAACATGCATGTTCAGAGCAGAGTAAGTGGCTGCCATCGCACCCTGTAGGAGGAAAAAGAGAAAAGTCTTGGAGTCTTAAAATGTATCAATACCCAGCAGAGACTTTCTTTCAGAGTGGCAGAGAAGAGAGACTTTAGTGCATTGAATAAAGTTTTATTGTTACCTTGACCAAATGAGGGGTATCATGTCTATTGAGCTGGTACTTGGGCAACCGGTCCTTGTGTACTATCCAGGAGTGTCGCAGCACCTGAGCAGCAGTTAGCCTCTGGTGGGGGTCCACATGCAGCATCTTTGACACTAGGTCCTAAAGAAATCAATTCCAAAGTTCAGTTTGGACTACAACATCAAGTGCATTGTGCTAGGAACAAAGTATTTACTTTGGAAACTATTATCATAGAGTAATTGGATACTATGGAATGCACAGTGCTGTCGTCCAACCGATGTTCCAGACATACCTTGGCCTCTGCTGAGACAGAGTTCCAGTAGCCGCCTGTCAGAGAGAACTTTCCACTGCCAATCCGAGCTAAGACCTCTTCAGGAGTATCTTCTGGTCCATTGGCAAAAGGAGTGAACCTGAAACATCAAGAAAAACACATACTTCAAAAGGACCTCTAACATATGAAAGGACTTCATTTGTCCTCTTAAATTGTATTGCACATCATTGACTATTGCCTGCATTACAGTTGATAGAGCACACATACCCAGTAAGCATTGTGTAGAGCAGTACTCCCAGACTCCAGATATCACACGCTGCATCATAGCCCTGTTTCTTCAGCACCTAACAACAACATTAAGTATTGCACACTGCATTAGAATACAGAAAGCAAAGAACATTGTGTCACATACTAGACAAACATATTGAAAATTGAAAACACAGACTAGTTATACAGCAGACAAACATTAGCTGAGGATGCAGGTACTAGTCACAGAAACATGTAGAAGAGACACCTCGGGGGCGACAAAGTTGGCCGTGTAACACGGAGTCATCAGGAGCCCGTTTTCAGCTCTCAGCTGTTTGGCAAAGCCAAAGTCACAGATCCGGATGGACTCTGGGTTTCCAGACTCATCCACATACAGGATGTTACTGGGCTTCAGGTCTCTGTGGACAACCTGAGCAGGGGGACAGATATTTCATCAGTGACATCCTAAATCAGTGAGTCAAATTACATAGATGGCCAACTCATATTTCTTATATAGAGTGAGGTTGACCATGCGGTAGGATTTTAATAGCGATGAAATGAATGGATTTTTCTTGCCCAGAGTGAGGCTTTTTACTTGCAAGTGAAGATAATAATTGCCAGCAAAATGTAAAGTATTTACAAAAATAATAAACTGGATCAAATAGAGCTCCTCAAACAAAACCAAGCAGCATGCCAAACTGTTCCCTGTCCTGTCCCTCAATGAGGACAGGCTTCTTATAGCAATACCAATGGAAACCCTTACACATACTATATCTGGTCAATTAACATTCAAAGCACATGATATACCATACAGAAATGTTCAGCTAAATATATGTACCTATACCAGCACACATCTCAATAAAGGTGCTAGCATTCTTTAAGCGTCAATAACCTGGTATATAAACATGTACGTCCCCTGGAATAAGCTACTACCACATTACTCGTACCCTAAATAACCATGCGCTCAAACACGCCCCCATTTGCCCATTAATTCTCTGAACATAAATGAACAGAACTCTTCAACGACGAGAAAAACAGGTACTTTTTGCAAACAATTCTTTACTTTCAATCTAGCCATTACATTACCATAAAATGTGCCCTTGAATGTTCATTTAGCTCAGAAAAAGCATGCCCAGCACTACAAACAAATGGTTGGCACTCCCATAACCAAAATGACTGTCGGCGTAAACTCTAAGATGCATTTCTCTCGTCACAGGCGAACGGTCGGCCGCACCGAAGGACATAGGTAAACACATTTAATTCAATAAATATATGTGCATTCTTAAACCCATAAAGCGTTATTGATATAAGGTATGTCTTTAAAATTATGTGACAAGATCATAAGTGGATCGTCACATACAGGAAAAGGTGCATATGTTGCTTTGAAAGTACCGAAGTGCTCTAGGTACAAACAATATAATACACTAATATACTATGCTTTCCATGTATGTAATGTATCATAGTGATGGTGATTGCTTACCCCCTGTACATGCAGGTACTCCACAGTTTTGGTGATGGTGTGGAGAACCGCACTGGCCTCCCTCTCAGAGAAGAACTTCTGTCGGAGGATCTTATCCAGCAGCTCCCCTCCTTTCATCAGCTCTGTCACCAGGTACACGGAGCGCCCATCGTCATACACCTACAGTCAACAGAGCACAACCTCACACTGTTACCTAGAGAGATACTCACAAATAACTTGAGTCGTTAGAAGAGTATTCAGCGCaatcacccccccaaaaaaacagagACAGGTGGTGTAATTAGTCCGAGAAAATATGCCCATAACTCACTCAGAACATAGACATACTAGCCAAACAATGAAACAACAAAACACGTGAATCTAGAATAATAGCACCATCTTGCTGTAACTTTCAACTGTGGCTCAAAAGCAAAACAGTGTCGCTTGCTTCATGAGCATACTGCGGATGTAATGACTCACATCTTTGAGAGTGATGATGTTGGGGTGCTGTCCGTAACGCAGAATAATCTCCACCTCTTCTGTGGGGTCCCTCTTTGCCTTACTGATGATCTAAGATAATAACATCAGTAATGACCATTAATCATACCATTTTAAACATGGGCAGCCCCAGAGGGAGAAACTGACAATGTTTAAGGACAGTGTTACAACTCACCTTTACAGCATACTCCATACTGTTGCTCTTCTGAACGCAGCGTTTGCATATGGAGTAAGAGCCCACGCCGATGTCCTCCTTCACATCGTATACATCACTGAACGGTGCTGCGTTTCTGTGGAGTTGCTGAAAAGACAAAGATTCAGATACAGAGACCAGTTCTGTTATTTTCACACACAACCATATAATAACAGCAGATCATACCCCataatgtatgtgtatgtgttggtACCTGTATTGAGGTCATGTTCATGCTGGTGGTCTGTGGTGGTTGACTCTCCTCCTTCGAGATGGCCACGAAGCTGAAGCCTCTGAAAAGCTGGTGGGCGTTGGCACTCGGGGGACAGCCAGGAGAGTCTGTAGGAACAATCCTCACGTCAATCCGCTCGCTACTTTTCATTCACACAATTAATAATTATAATGATAGTGGGTGTTTATTCTTCTGGCTATTGTTAAGTTCCAATTCGCCACTTGATGCAAGAGTGATATACCGTTGGGCGATGTTCCCATTTAATTCAGAAAATAACACGATAACAGATTAAACTTGATGGCGATGGTTTGTGGTCGAGTAATCCGGGTAAAAACCATGTGAATCTCCCAATTCACCCATGCAGCCCTACTATCTGTTTGCCTGTGACCCTATATGCCTGACCCACCACCTGACCCATAACCCAAGTGAGACTGCTCTCTAGTGGTGAGAAGACCAAACAGCCATCAAAATGGTTCTTACACttttatttgtcctatttcacatgtgaattggaaatgagttttttgcatatcccaattcctgggagagtggggtcacaggtAGGGTCAGCCACCATCAACGGCAACTCTGTGAGCAATGGGCACAGACGGATTTTTCATCTtgtcggctctgggattcaaactagcaacctttcggttactggcccaacacgctaaccactaggctacctgccgccaataACACTGTTCAGATTATGAAACTGTGTATTGTAAAAGCGCCAAACAAGAACCTTTTATTTACCTCGTGGAGTTTTTGCAGTGAATTCAGAGTCAAAGTAGACAGTGTCATCAGGTCTGCCACTCGCAGGTTTAAAGGGGGGATGGATTTCTCTCCTGAATAATTTCTACAGGCATACCAAGAAAAAGGGATGCTAAATGGAATAAACCTAAACATGTATGTTAAAAACACAAAAATACATGTATAATACATAAGGACAACGTAGTAGGCAGATGGTACACATCTGAATAGCCAAAAACTTACATTCCAGTCAATAGTGGAAAAGAAGAAATGTCTCTTGATCTCTTCCACTCCGTCTGGACCAGCACCTGTGAACAacaaaaaccacacacacatcacatcaggACAGCTGGGGTAATAGGATTGCAGTTGTTCAAACATTCGGTGATGTTTCAGTAAAGTCGGACTAGCGTTTTTCCGTTTGAGTGTGTTTTATTTGAGCCACCCATTAGTTACAAGACACGGCAGAAAATACAATTTTAGTGATGAGATTGATTACCCAGTCTGTTGCCTGGGTTGCGTTTGAACAGGTTACGTAGGAGAGACTGGGCCTCTTGACTCAAGGACTGTGGCATTCCCAGCTTGGCCCTGCAGTGCAAACAAAAAAAAGTACTATGGTAAATGAAGTACAAATTATGGCTAACTATTTTAACAGCCTGGTAAAACTGGTACGAGAGAATGGGACATGTTGAGGGAGGACGCACTTCAGTATCATGGTCATGGTTTCCTTCCGATCCTTCCCTTGGAAAGGCAGTGTTCCCGTCAACATCTCAAACTGGGGAAGACAAAAACAGTTGTCCTGTCAGCCATTGGACACATTGGCCCATACAGGCAGATATGAAGGCACACTTGATACCAGTCAGATATTTGAACACATCCCAGAGTAATAAAAGGTAAAAGAGCAACAAGCATTCACCATGAGCACGCCGTAGGACCACCAGTCGGCGCTAAGGGTGTGTCCTCGGCGGTTCACGACCTCTGGTGCCATGTACTCCACTGTTCCGCAGAAAGAGTAGGCCTTGTTTTCATGATCAATGGACTCTTTACTCAGGCCGAAGTCTGGAACAAACAAAGGGCAGCAAAATGAGCCTGTGCTTAAATTCTATTCATAATCAAGCAGAAAACTGTACATAGGCAAACTGAGGGCTCCTAAAATGACATGCAAAGGTATTAATATGACTAGCAGTGCTTTCCTATTGTGCTTGGTGAATGAGTCAGGCTAAGTGTGAATATGAAGCATGAATATTTAATAGAAGCAGAGCATTACTCACCAGTGAGTTTGATATGTCCCTGCTCATCTAACAAGATGCTGAAAGGACAGAGTGATCTCAGTCAGAGAGGAAAACAACATCCACCAGCAGAAACTCACACAGTAAATAGACAGTATATAACATTGTCCCTTCTACGCTCCAAATTGATTTGACTCAAAATAACGTTTGGCTTAAATATGAATAATACACATGTATTTTCCAGGTTGCTGATTGGAAGAGAAACAAGTACATAATGTGCATAAGCAATGTTTATAGCATTAGTGTGATAGGTACTTCTCAGGTTTAAGATCTCTGTAGATGATTCCCAGGCCATGCAGATGGTCCAGTGCCAGAGCCAGCTCTGCCAGGTAGAACTTCACATCCTCCTCTGTGAACATCACCTGGGAGTATGGAGACAGGCTGATTTAAAATA carries:
- the LOC110534081 gene encoding ribosomal protein S6 kinase alpha-3 isoform X2, with translation MPLAQFGADPWQKMALGNSKTEVMDDSMGDDDDTACSDEGFVNEISITHHVKEGSEKADPRQFELRKVLGQGSFGKVFLVKKITGPDAGQLYAMKVLKKATLKVRDRVRTKMERDILVEVNHPFIVRLHYAFQTEGKLYLILDFLRGGDLFTRLSKEVMFTEEDVKFYLAELALALDHLHGLGIIYRDLKPENILLDEQGHIKLTDFGLSKESIDHENKAYSFCGTVEYMAPEVVNRRGHTLSADWWSYGVLMFEMLTGTLPFQGKDRKETMTMILKAKLGMPQSLSQEAQSLLRNLFKRNPGNRLGAGPDGVEEIKRHFFFSTIDWNKLFRREIHPPFKPASGRPDDTVYFDSEFTAKTPRDSPGCPPSANAHQLFRGFSFVAISKEESQPPQTTSMNMTSIQQLHRNAAPFSDVYDVKEDIGVGSYSICKRCVQKSNSMEYAVKIISKAKRDPTEEVEIILRYGQHPNIITLKDVYDDGRSVYLVTELMKGGELLDKILRQKFFSEREASAVLHTITKTVEYLHVQGVVHRDLKPSNILYVDESGNPESIRICDFGFAKQLRAENGLLMTPCYTANFVAPEVLKKQGYDAACDIWSLGVLLYTMLTGFTPFANGPEDTPEEVLARIGSGKFSLTGGYWNSVSAEAKDLVSKMLHVDPHQRLTAAQVLRHSWIVHKDRLPKYQLNRHDTPHLVKGAMAATYSALNMHVPPVLDPVGHSSLAQRRGVKKLTSTAL
- the LOC110534081 gene encoding ribosomal protein S6 kinase alpha-3 isoform X1 translates to MQWEGVLVAWQPVASCQSRLIRVQRSLPHSSLSATLTQGEGLCWPSTGMGDLASAWAEHGPKKDLTDEGFVNEISITHHVKEGSEKADPRQFELRKVLGQGSFGKVFLVKKITGPDAGQLYAMKVLKKATLKVRDRVRTKMERDILVEVNHPFIVRLHYAFQTEGKLYLILDFLRGGDLFTRLSKEVMFTEEDVKFYLAELALALDHLHGLGIIYRDLKPENILLDEQGHIKLTDFGLSKESIDHENKAYSFCGTVEYMAPEVVNRRGHTLSADWWSYGVLMFEMLTGTLPFQGKDRKETMTMILKAKLGMPQSLSQEAQSLLRNLFKRNPGNRLGAGPDGVEEIKRHFFFSTIDWNKLFRREIHPPFKPASGRPDDTVYFDSEFTAKTPRDSPGCPPSANAHQLFRGFSFVAISKEESQPPQTTSMNMTSIQQLHRNAAPFSDVYDVKEDIGVGSYSICKRCVQKSNSMEYAVKIISKAKRDPTEEVEIILRYGQHPNIITLKDVYDDGRSVYLVTELMKGGELLDKILRQKFFSEREASAVLHTITKTVEYLHVQGVVHRDLKPSNILYVDESGNPESIRICDFGFAKQLRAENGLLMTPCYTANFVAPEVLKKQGYDAACDIWSLGVLLYTMLTGFTPFANGPEDTPEEVLARIGSGKFSLTGGYWNSVSAEAKDLVSKMLHVDPHQRLTAAQVLRHSWIVHKDRLPKYQLNRHDTPHLVKGAMAATYSALNMHVPPVLDPVGHSSLAQRRGVKKLTSTAL